In Vibrio japonicus, the following are encoded in one genomic region:
- a CDS encoding esterase/lipase family protein, which produces MKIIILHGLYMHGMVMQPLSQKLNNLGYNTQVITYNSVAINPKRLFNKIDHALSQESTNVLVGHSLGGLIIKQYLASRQCTDECVSHVVTLGSPMRGASIVTRIQDLGIGKILGNSLHFGLREHNSRWDYPQKLGSIAGTLPIGARALFLMDRRKPSDGTVTVEETTIEGMTDHILTPSSHTSLIYSSFVPKQIHHFIQHDAFLHD; this is translated from the coding sequence ACATGGGTTATATATGCATGGCATGGTCATGCAGCCACTGAGCCAAAAGCTAAATAACCTTGGATACAACACGCAAGTCATTACTTACAACAGTGTCGCGATCAATCCGAAGCGCCTTTTCAATAAGATTGATCATGCGTTGAGCCAAGAAAGTACAAACGTGCTGGTTGGCCATAGTTTAGGTGGATTGATTATTAAGCAGTACCTGGCGTCACGCCAATGTACGGATGAATGTGTATCTCACGTGGTCACGCTAGGATCACCCATGCGAGGAGCGTCTATTGTGACTCGGATTCAAGACTTGGGCATAGGCAAAATATTGGGGAATTCTCTTCATTTTGGTTTGCGGGAACATAATAGCCGCTGGGACTACCCTCAAAAACTCGGCAGTATTGCGGGAACGTTACCTATTGGCGCGCGTGCTCTTTTCCTTATGGATAGACGTAAGCCCTCTGATGGCACAGTCACGGTTGAAGAAACAACCATTGAAGGTATGACGGATCATATTTTGACCCCAAGTAGCCACACTAGCCTGATTTACAGTTCTTTTGTCCCGAAGCAGATCCACCACTTCATACAACATGATGCGTTTCTACACGATTAA
- a CDS encoding M16 family metallopeptidase, with product MRIILLIVSLFLVGCSQPASETPIQPDLDWTQGELENGVKYHIYPNDKEPVSLRLYVHVGSVNETENQKGYAHFLEHMAFNGSTHFTSNDVVKMFEESGLSFGADINAYTSYYETVYKLDLPDKSQLENGVKWMRDIGDGLTISDEEVEKEKGVIQGEIRRNRPDNKAFNEKFYDHLIKGTALENADPVGTVESVNDATAQSIRAFYEYWYQPHFSEVIITGDVDVEQAKKLVQTHFASWKKSDSGAVNKVDKIAFDLVDYVDTIGQYESPGISLMSVRNPVKHETREQIIDSWLDELALDIINHRLTSEFSDTSLPVEDLFAGRSSINEHRVAIYSVSFPPEHRDSAETLFLQTLASLRDHGVQANDIGVSLSDYEQRLRDLDHDWAQQDATNLSEGRTWNLSIGQQSQSKQDYRESLEGFIASVDLQRVNERLRSLLRDEMVVLIGAGEEESLTLMEKRLSDVRTTLAAKGKKPTRTDGDITGLDEPKQKGDIASQQDNEQGFHVWTLSNGIEVWFERDDTLDEQVDVVYVSQGGRAALSPELFAAEELAIPTVTRSGIGGFNGPEFDKFLRSQNIDIAPFIGFTQHGIELGTDKENLAQAFKVIYNIATNIRVDERQLDKVRLERYEELERILATPMGQWHRAINRNNYLSNSRHYSLTSPDYATVTSEQIHQVHNELFGKNRGNKLVVIADMEASDLTALLRQYIASIPLEKATAPNYQVAYNVNPKHNIDLPEHNEQNSLYLVRVTNSNASQPSVRTVFMDDMLQRILFKRLNEYVREELSLDYAPDAYGVNVDQEPSTDWFIETQAAPKDLDQIKQAIDVVLLDLKKGVSQKELETSAKQLVVALQPMQDDSVDRAWLYGRYLAHGYGVDALKDVDGMVNSITLEDLNQRIQESFGEASVTSKYSLTPKK from the coding sequence ATGAGAATAATATTATTGATTGTCTCTCTCTTTCTCGTCGGATGTTCTCAACCTGCATCGGAGACGCCGATCCAGCCAGATTTAGACTGGACTCAAGGAGAGTTGGAAAATGGTGTGAAATACCACATCTATCCAAATGATAAAGAGCCAGTTTCTTTACGCTTGTATGTTCATGTTGGCTCTGTAAATGAAACGGAGAACCAAAAAGGGTATGCGCACTTCCTAGAGCATATGGCTTTTAATGGCAGCACACATTTTACCTCTAACGACGTAGTCAAAATGTTTGAAGAGTCTGGATTGTCATTCGGTGCAGACATCAACGCATACACTAGCTATTACGAAACAGTATACAAGCTGGATCTACCCGATAAGAGCCAACTTGAGAATGGTGTAAAGTGGATGCGAGATATTGGCGATGGCTTGACGATTTCAGATGAAGAAGTCGAAAAAGAAAAAGGCGTAATACAAGGCGAAATTCGTCGTAATCGCCCGGACAATAAGGCGTTTAACGAAAAGTTCTATGATCACTTGATCAAGGGGACTGCGCTAGAAAATGCCGATCCAGTTGGTACAGTAGAATCTGTAAACGATGCGACGGCGCAATCCATTCGGGCATTTTACGAATATTGGTATCAACCACACTTTTCTGAAGTCATCATTACCGGGGATGTAGACGTCGAGCAGGCGAAAAAACTGGTACAAACGCATTTTGCAAGTTGGAAAAAATCCGATTCTGGGGCGGTAAATAAAGTAGACAAAATCGCCTTCGATCTCGTCGATTATGTGGATACTATCGGCCAATATGAATCGCCGGGCATTAGTTTGATGTCTGTACGCAATCCAGTTAAGCACGAGACTCGTGAACAGATCATCGATTCATGGTTGGATGAATTGGCGTTAGACATCATTAATCATCGACTCACGTCTGAGTTTAGCGATACCTCATTACCTGTAGAGGATTTGTTTGCCGGACGCTCGTCCATCAATGAACATCGTGTTGCGATTTACTCGGTTTCTTTTCCTCCTGAGCACCGAGACAGCGCAGAGACGTTATTTTTACAGACCTTAGCGTCATTACGCGACCACGGCGTTCAAGCAAATGACATTGGCGTGTCACTTTCAGACTATGAGCAAAGGTTGCGTGATCTGGATCATGACTGGGCACAGCAAGATGCGACCAACTTGTCAGAAGGGCGAACTTGGAATCTTTCCATCGGCCAGCAGAGCCAGTCCAAGCAAGATTATCGCGAAAGTTTAGAAGGCTTTATTGCGAGTGTTGACCTGCAACGCGTCAACGAACGTCTTCGCTCTCTTCTCCGTGATGAAATGGTTGTCCTTATCGGCGCAGGTGAAGAAGAATCACTCACGTTGATGGAAAAGCGTCTAAGCGATGTGAGAACAACGCTTGCCGCCAAAGGGAAAAAGCCAACCCGAACCGATGGTGACATAACAGGGCTTGATGAGCCAAAGCAGAAAGGTGACATTGCGTCTCAGCAGGATAATGAGCAAGGTTTTCATGTCTGGACTCTTTCAAATGGTATTGAAGTTTGGTTTGAACGTGACGACACCTTGGATGAACAGGTTGATGTTGTGTATGTCAGCCAAGGTGGAAGAGCGGCATTATCACCTGAGCTCTTTGCCGCAGAGGAATTGGCCATTCCAACGGTAACACGGAGTGGAATTGGCGGGTTCAATGGTCCTGAATTCGATAAATTTTTAAGAAGCCAGAACATTGATATTGCGCCATTTATAGGATTCACACAGCATGGTATTGAGCTTGGCACCGATAAGGAGAACCTAGCCCAAGCCTTTAAAGTGATTTACAACATCGCGACGAATATCAGAGTCGATGAAAGACAGCTCGATAAGGTTCGCCTTGAACGGTACGAAGAGCTGGAACGCATTTTGGCAACGCCAATGGGTCAATGGCATCGAGCCATTAATCGAAACAACTACCTATCGAATAGTCGCCATTACTCGTTGACGTCACCTGATTATGCGACCGTCACAAGCGAACAAATTCATCAAGTTCACAATGAGTTATTTGGCAAGAACAGAGGCAACAAGTTAGTCGTCATTGCCGATATGGAAGCCAGTGATTTGACCGCGTTACTGCGTCAGTACATCGCGTCTATTCCATTGGAAAAAGCCACCGCGCCGAACTACCAAGTAGCCTATAACGTCAATCCTAAACACAACATTGACTTGCCTGAGCATAATGAGCAGAACAGCTTGTATTTAGTACGAGTAACCAATTCGAATGCTTCGCAGCCGTCAGTAAGGACGGTGTTCATGGATGACATGTTACAAAGGATACTGTTTAAGCGTTTGAATGAATACGTGCGGGAGGAGCTCAGCCTAGACTACGCACCAGACGCTTATGGCGTAAATGTAGACCAAGAACCGAGTACAGATTGGTTTATTGAAACGCAAGCCGCACCGAAAGACCTAGACCAGATCAAACAGGCGATTGATGTCGTGTTGTTGGATTTAAAGAAAGGCGTTAGCCAAAAAGAGTTGGAGACATCAGCCAAGCAGTTGGTTGTTGCGTTACAACCAATGCAAGACGATTCAGTAGATCGAGCGTGGCTATATGGTCGTTACTTGGCTCATGGTTACGGTGTCGATGCGTTAAAAGATGTAGATGGCATGGTCAACTCTATTACTCTCGAAGATTTGAATCAAAGAATTCAGGAGTCGTTCGGAGAGGCGTCCGTGACAAGCAAATACAGTTTAACGCCTAAGAAATAG
- a CDS encoding mechanosensitive ion channel family protein: MEKVQVIIDFLLTQKMVFTALIIALVYLLRRLILSKIRGDVAFVSEERRNWMSRTKNGSFALIVLLLFILWKSEINEFALSVTAIAVAIVVASKEIILCFTGSIQRASSRSFRVGDWIEVGKICGEVIEHNMMATVIQEIDLYHGQYNYTGKTATLPNSMFFTYPVKNLNFMKRYVFHNFSIIVPDFVNLYPLVPKMLEKIDEHIHYFHEVAKRYNMVIEKHAGVDLPSSEPHIHISSGPTGEQIVHFMLFCPTDKATHLEQEIRADFMALYEERFPKEKTQDENHSQTNA; the protein is encoded by the coding sequence GTGGAGAAAGTACAAGTCATTATCGATTTTCTTCTGACTCAAAAAATGGTTTTTACCGCGTTGATTATTGCGCTGGTTTATCTTCTTCGCCGCTTGATTTTGTCAAAAATTCGCGGCGATGTAGCGTTCGTGTCAGAGGAGCGACGCAATTGGATGTCGCGAACCAAAAATGGCTCATTTGCGCTGATAGTCCTTTTGCTCTTTATTCTCTGGAAATCAGAGATAAATGAATTCGCTTTATCAGTGACAGCAATTGCTGTTGCTATTGTGGTTGCCTCGAAAGAGATCATTCTCTGCTTTACAGGTTCAATTCAACGAGCAAGCTCGCGTTCTTTTCGCGTGGGAGATTGGATCGAAGTCGGGAAGATATGCGGTGAAGTTATCGAGCACAATATGATGGCGACGGTGATTCAAGAAATTGATCTTTACCACGGCCAATATAATTACACAGGTAAAACCGCCACTCTACCGAATAGCATGTTTTTTACTTATCCGGTCAAGAATCTTAACTTTATGAAGCGTTATGTTTTCCATAACTTTTCTATTATTGTGCCTGATTTTGTCAATTTATACCCACTTGTCCCTAAGATGCTAGAAAAGATTGACGAGCACATTCATTATTTCCATGAAGTGGCTAAACGCTACAACATGGTGATTGAAAAACATGCCGGCGTGGATCTCCCAAGTTCTGAACCCCATATCCATATTAGCAGTGGCCCTACTGGAGAGCAGATTGTGCACTTTATGCTGTTTTGCCCAACAGACAAAGCCACACACTTAGAACAAGAGATTCGAGCGGATTTCATGGCGTTGTATGAAGAACGTTTCCCGAAAGAGAAAACTCAAGACGAAAACCACTCACAAACAAACGCATAG
- a CDS encoding NupC/NupG family nucleoside CNT transporter has protein sequence MNVLFGLIGVVALLLCAVLLSESRKSINWKTVSRALFLQVGFAALVLYFPWGQAALTSLSSGVSSLLGFADEGIGFLFGDLANTGFIFAVRVLPIIIFFSALISALYYLGIMQKVIEFIGGGIQKFLGTSKAESLVATGNIFLSQGESPLLVRPFLSRMTRSELFAVMAGGMASVAGSVLGGYAGLGVELKYLIAASFMAAPGSLMMAKIIVPERETPIDQSDIEMDTAQESNVIDALASGAMNGMKVAVAVGTMLIAFVSVIAMVNTGLESLGEEIGYTGITLQAVFGYVFSPLAWMIGVPAHEVLAAGSYIGQKIVMNEFVAFIDFVENKALLSEHSQVIITFALCGFANIGSIAIQLGSIGVIAPDRRSEVANLGIKAVLAGTLANLMSACLAGIFILM, from the coding sequence ATGAATGTTTTATTTGGCTTAATCGGTGTAGTCGCGCTGCTATTGTGTGCGGTATTACTATCAGAAAGTCGTAAGTCGATTAACTGGAAAACAGTGTCTCGTGCATTGTTTCTTCAAGTTGGCTTTGCCGCTTTGGTGCTTTATTTCCCTTGGGGACAAGCCGCGCTAACCAGCCTCAGCAGTGGTGTTTCTAGTCTATTAGGCTTTGCCGATGAAGGTATCGGTTTTCTATTTGGTGACTTAGCCAATACTGGTTTTATCTTCGCAGTTCGTGTCCTTCCTATCATCATTTTCTTCAGCGCTCTGATCTCCGCCCTTTATTACTTAGGCATTATGCAAAAAGTCATCGAATTTATCGGTGGTGGCATTCAAAAATTCCTCGGTACGAGTAAAGCAGAATCGCTTGTCGCTACTGGTAATATCTTCCTCTCTCAGGGTGAGTCCCCTCTACTTGTTCGTCCTTTCCTTTCTCGTATGACTCGCTCGGAACTGTTCGCTGTTATGGCTGGTGGTATGGCATCTGTTGCCGGCAGTGTATTGGGCGGATATGCAGGTTTGGGCGTTGAGCTAAAATACCTTATCGCAGCTAGCTTTATGGCGGCACCAGGTAGTTTGATGATGGCTAAGATCATCGTACCTGAGCGTGAAACGCCAATCGACCAATCAGACATTGAGATGGATACAGCGCAAGAGAGCAATGTGATTGACGCGTTGGCAAGCGGCGCGATGAACGGCATGAAAGTTGCCGTTGCGGTCGGAACAATGCTTATTGCCTTCGTAAGTGTGATTGCGATGGTGAACACCGGCCTTGAAAGCCTAGGTGAAGAGATTGGCTATACAGGAATCACTCTACAAGCGGTCTTTGGTTATGTCTTCTCTCCTTTGGCGTGGATGATCGGTGTTCCTGCTCATGAAGTGTTAGCGGCGGGTTCGTACATCGGTCAAAAGATCGTAATGAACGAGTTTGTTGCTTTTATTGATTTCGTAGAAAACAAAGCCTTGTTGTCTGAGCATAGCCAAGTGATCATTACCTTTGCGCTATGCGGTTTTGCCAATATCGGCTCAATTGCGATTCAACTTGGTTCAATCGGTGTGATTGCACCTGATCGTCGTTCAGAAGTGGCAAACCTAGGTATCAAAGCGGTATTGGCTGGTACATTAGCTAACCTGATGAGTGCTTGTTTAGCGGGCATCTTCATTCTGATGTAA